One genomic segment of Mesoterricola silvestris includes these proteins:
- a CDS encoding PP2C family protein-serine/threonine phosphatase, whose amino-acid sequence MTGPAGMPPFERLRELCTRIPEGTQELLPIIDFLETFPAQATEEALIHLVGVTALGIAKASQGGIWNGTRWIFLRGNASPFPSHPGPGWTSLPWAYGEEQYGHLVVRTPEVPAALTLLLSISAPLLAWRRLEANRSDQNRALALQLSRLNTLFDLTRNLGEVETRGELIRLMGNTLAGEFHIQRLLVVGADGSVVHSRGLGPLPAVLEGESIHRIVAEKGLAHAVELRDQDHSYGFAYAAEPAQGRLNDDDELFFQTLINITSTQLGGLELRETRIQAMKLEKDLELARNIQRRILPKRLPEPEGWQCAAANLPYQAVGGDLYDLWMASDVDRSPRLHIALADISGKGLPASLMMTQLSAFLRAMADRRVVDWGALALRLNARMNEVRDQNRFATLFMGSLNPATGDLRYVNAGHNPPLLVPGDGRPLEHLQPTGPMVGLLPGAVFREGRATMHPGDALVIFTDGVSEAENLAGEDMGEDPLVATVLENPGASADDLFEKLLTRTFQHLDGGGFKDDVTLVVIKRL is encoded by the coding sequence ATGACCGGTCCCGCGGGAATGCCCCCCTTCGAGCGCCTGCGGGAGCTGTGCACGCGGATCCCCGAGGGCACCCAGGAGCTGCTGCCCATCATCGACTTCCTGGAGACCTTCCCGGCCCAGGCCACGGAGGAGGCCCTGATCCACCTGGTGGGGGTCACGGCCCTGGGCATCGCCAAGGCCAGCCAGGGCGGCATCTGGAACGGCACCCGGTGGATCTTCCTGCGGGGCAACGCCTCGCCCTTCCCCTCCCACCCCGGCCCGGGCTGGACGAGCCTGCCCTGGGCCTACGGGGAGGAGCAGTACGGCCACCTGGTGGTGCGCACCCCGGAGGTGCCCGCGGCGCTCACGCTCCTCCTCTCCATTTCCGCGCCCCTCCTGGCCTGGCGGCGCCTGGAGGCCAACCGCAGCGACCAGAACCGGGCCCTGGCCCTGCAGCTCTCGCGCCTGAACACCCTGTTCGACCTCACCCGCAACCTGGGGGAGGTGGAGACCCGGGGCGAGCTCATCCGGCTCATGGGCAACACCCTGGCGGGGGAGTTCCACATCCAGCGGCTCCTGGTGGTGGGCGCCGACGGCAGCGTCGTTCACAGCCGGGGCCTGGGGCCGCTGCCGGCGGTGCTGGAAGGCGAGAGCATCCACCGCATCGTGGCCGAAAAGGGCCTAGCCCACGCGGTGGAACTGCGGGACCAGGACCACAGCTACGGCTTCGCCTACGCCGCCGAGCCCGCCCAGGGCCGGCTCAACGACGACGACGAGCTTTTCTTCCAGACCCTCATCAACATCACCTCCACCCAGCTGGGTGGCCTCGAGCTGCGGGAGACGCGGATCCAGGCCATGAAGCTGGAGAAGGACCTGGAGCTGGCCCGCAACATCCAGCGCCGCATCCTCCCCAAGCGCCTGCCGGAGCCCGAAGGCTGGCAGTGCGCCGCGGCCAACCTGCCCTACCAGGCCGTGGGCGGCGACCTGTACGACCTCTGGATGGCCTCGGACGTGGACCGCAGCCCGCGCCTCCACATCGCCCTGGCCGACATCTCCGGCAAGGGACTGCCGGCCTCCCTCATGATGACCCAGCTCTCGGCCTTCCTGCGGGCCATGGCCGACCGGCGCGTGGTGGACTGGGGCGCCCTGGCCCTGCGCCTCAACGCGCGCATGAACGAGGTGCGGGACCAGAACCGCTTCGCCACCCTCTTCATGGGCAGCCTCAACCCGGCCACCGGCGACCTCCGCTACGTGAACGCGGGCCACAATCCCCCCCTCCTGGTGCCCGGGGACGGGCGGCCCCTGGAGCACCTGCAGCCCACCGGGCCCATGGTGGGGCTCCTGCCCGGGGCGGTGTTCCGGGAAGGGCGGGCCACCATGCACCCCGGGGACGCCCTGGTCATCTTCACGGACGGGGTGTCCGAGGCCGAGAACCTCGCCGGGGAGGACATGGGGGAGGACCCCCTGGTGGCCACGGTGCTGGAGAACCCCGGCGCCAGCGCCGACGACCTCTTCGAGAAGCTCCTGACCCGCACCTT